In one window of Pseudomonas sp. IAC-BECa141 DNA:
- a CDS encoding vWA domain-containing protein, which yields MANFNLFNTQSKSLPACDALNASGAAAYAYTPKHQLAQLAVTGCLNSTFYASAQSQLDQVLKLVAELDSRFVANVALYARQKGHMKDMPALLLAALTAQRSALVPEVFEKVVDSGKMLRNFVQILRSGATGRRSLGSQPKRLVQNWLNSATERQLLQASIGNQPSLADVVKMVHPKPSEAWREAFFAWVIGKPVDAQALPGLTRDLLAFRSGASDQVPEVPFQLLGNETLSKEQWAEQARNMGWQGLRINLNTLARHGAFEVTGCTETVAARLADPEAVVGARVYPYQLLAAYRMVGDDVPALIREALQDALELSLANVPKLQGAVVVCPDVSGSMGSPLTGYRQGATTAVRCIDVAALITAAVLRKQPTARVMPFEWKVVDITLNPRDSVISNAEKLAGIFGGGTCCSAPLKKLADSKARVDTLLMVSDNESWIDARRQGASETMLQWERIKRINPQARLICIDLQPGWATPVADRDDILNVGGFSDAVFDVIEQFTAGRYGPQHWVEAIECMG from the coding sequence ATGGCCAATTTCAACCTCTTCAATACGCAATCGAAAAGCCTGCCGGCGTGCGACGCCTTGAATGCTTCCGGTGCCGCGGCTTATGCCTACACACCCAAGCATCAGCTGGCCCAGCTGGCAGTCACCGGTTGCCTGAATTCGACCTTTTACGCATCCGCTCAAAGTCAGTTGGATCAGGTGTTGAAGCTGGTGGCGGAGCTGGACAGCCGTTTCGTGGCAAATGTCGCTCTTTATGCTCGCCAGAAAGGACACATGAAAGACATGCCGGCCTTGTTGCTGGCAGCGCTGACGGCTCAGCGTTCGGCTCTGGTGCCGGAGGTGTTCGAGAAGGTCGTGGACAGCGGCAAAATGCTGCGCAATTTCGTGCAAATCCTGCGCAGTGGCGCCACCGGTCGCCGCTCCCTGGGTTCTCAGCCCAAGCGTCTGGTGCAGAACTGGCTGAACAGCGCGACCGAACGCCAGCTCTTGCAGGCATCGATCGGCAATCAGCCTTCGCTGGCGGATGTGGTGAAGATGGTTCACCCAAAACCGTCCGAGGCCTGGCGCGAAGCGTTTTTTGCCTGGGTGATCGGCAAACCGGTGGATGCACAGGCGTTGCCCGGATTGACTCGCGATCTGCTGGCATTTCGCAGCGGAGCGAGTGATCAAGTGCCTGAAGTGCCTTTTCAATTGCTCGGTAACGAAACGTTGAGCAAGGAACAATGGGCAGAGCAGGCGCGAAACATGGGCTGGCAGGGGCTGCGGATCAACCTCAATACGCTTGCGCGCCATGGTGCTTTTGAAGTGACGGGTTGCACCGAAACCGTGGCCGCACGGTTGGCGGATCCCGAAGCAGTGGTCGGGGCACGGGTGTATCCGTACCAGTTGCTGGCAGCGTACCGGATGGTCGGCGATGACGTGCCGGCGCTGATTCGCGAGGCTTTGCAGGATGCGCTGGAGCTGTCGTTGGCCAATGTGCCGAAGCTTCAGGGGGCTGTGGTGGTTTGCCCGGATGTTTCCGGATCCATGGGGAGCCCGCTGACCGGTTATCGTCAGGGCGCGACCACCGCGGTGCGCTGCATCGATGTGGCGGCGCTGATTACGGCGGCGGTGTTGCGTAAACAGCCGACGGCACGGGTGATGCCGTTCGAATGGAAGGTGGTGGATATCACCCTCAACCCGCGCGACAGTGTGATCAGCAATGCCGAAAAACTTGCGGGCATTTTCGGCGGCGGAACCTGCTGCTCGGCGCCGTTGAAGAAACTGGCGGACAGCAAGGCCAGGGTCGATACGTTGCTCATGGTGTCCGACAACGAATCCTGGATCGATGCGCGACGTCAGGGCGCCAGCGAGACAATGTTGCAATGGGAGCGAATAAAGCGGATCAACCCGCAGGCACGCCTGATTTGCATTGACCTGCAACCAGGTTGGGCGACACCGGTGGCGGATCGTGACGACATCCTGAATGTCGGCGGTTTCAGTGATGCGGTGTTTGATGTGATCGAGCAGTTCACTGCCGGCCGGTACGGACCGCAGCACTGGGTCGAAGCGATTGAATGCATGGGATGA
- a CDS encoding RtcB family protein, translated as MKEHTYQLLEVANGKPIKLWTEGVPVENEAREQLMNTAKMPFIFKHLAVMPDVHLGKGSTIGSVIPTVGAIIPAAVGVDIGCGMIAARTSLTAADLPDNLHGLRSAIEQAVPHGRSSTRSRRDKGAWDEIPQQADQAWAALNPRFKAITDKYPKLANTNNRGHLGTLGSGNHFIEVCLDEANRVWFMLHSGSRGVGNAIGNLFIQMAQADMRQHIANLPDRDLAYFEEGSRHFDDYVEAVGWAQDFAKQNRELMMRAVIQATRQIIRKPFEVALEAVNCHHNYVQKERHFGEDILVTRKGAVSAKKGELGIIPGSMGAKSFIVRGLGNEESFCSCSHGAGRTMSRTKAKNTFTVEDQIRATAHVECRKDAAVIDEIPMAYKDIDKVMHAQRELVEVLHTLRQVVCVKG; from the coding sequence ATGAAAGAACACACTTACCAACTGCTGGAAGTCGCCAACGGCAAACCGATCAAGCTCTGGACCGAGGGCGTCCCGGTGGAAAACGAAGCTCGCGAGCAGTTGATGAACACGGCGAAGATGCCCTTCATCTTCAAGCATCTGGCTGTCATGCCGGACGTCCATCTGGGCAAGGGCTCGACCATCGGCAGCGTGATTCCCACGGTCGGCGCGATCATCCCGGCAGCGGTCGGGGTGGACATCGGTTGCGGCATGATTGCCGCGCGCACCTCGCTGACCGCGGCCGATCTGCCGGACAACCTGCATGGCCTGCGCAGTGCCATCGAGCAAGCGGTGCCTCATGGCCGCAGTTCGACCCGATCGCGCCGTGACAAAGGCGCCTGGGACGAGATTCCGCAACAGGCGGATCAGGCCTGGGCGGCGCTGAACCCACGGTTCAAGGCGATCACCGACAAGTACCCGAAACTGGCCAACACCAATAACCGCGGGCATCTCGGAACACTGGGCAGCGGTAACCACTTCATTGAAGTGTGCCTGGATGAAGCCAACCGGGTCTGGTTCATGTTGCACAGCGGCTCGCGCGGTGTCGGCAACGCCATCGGCAACCTGTTCATCCAGATGGCCCAGGCGGATATGCGCCAGCACATCGCCAACCTGCCGGATCGTGATCTGGCGTATTTCGAAGAAGGCAGCCGGCACTTCGATGATTACGTGGAAGCCGTGGGCTGGGCCCAGGATTTCGCCAAGCAGAACCGGGAGCTGATGATGCGAGCGGTGATTCAGGCCACGCGGCAGATCATACGCAAGCCATTCGAAGTCGCGCTGGAAGCGGTGAACTGCCACCACAACTATGTGCAGAAAGAGCGGCATTTCGGCGAGGACATTCTGGTCACCCGCAAAGGCGCGGTGTCAGCGAAGAAGGGCGAGTTGGGGATCATTCCCGGTTCGATGGGCGCCAAGAGTTTCATCGTGCGTGGTCTGGGCAACGAAGAATCGTTTTGCTCCTGCAGCCACGGTGCCGGTCGGACCATGAGCCGTACCAAGGCCAAAAACACCTTCACCGTCGAAGATCAGATCCGCGCCACCGCGCATGTTGAATGCCGTAAGGATGCTGCGGTGATTGATGAAATTCCGATGGCCTACAAGGACATCGACAAAGTCATGCACGCCCAGCGTGAGCTGGTTGAAGTGCTGCACACCCTGCGTCAGGTGGTGTGCGTCAAGGGATAA
- a CDS encoding LysR family transcriptional regulator codes for MNWDDARVFLAVCRESTLRGAARVLGVDQATVGRRITALEKSLDATLFLRTSEGYALTAVGEAALKSVEKMEHSALELERRIQGLDDRLTGSVRVSTTDSLAIDFLIPAIAQLHEQHPDVRVQLDASTQILSLAKREADIAVRNTRPDNPDLIARRIARWPVGLFASQAYVDHHGVPAPGSAFEGHDLVVYQPYLQGNKDLTLVNEPVTRGRIVAGLSSSLLVRRSIAAGLGVGEIPVYMGERDGLVRLWPERTRPLPYEVWLVTHADLRHTARVRAVIEHIVEAFVLENE; via the coding sequence ATGAACTGGGATGATGCAAGGGTTTTTCTTGCGGTCTGCCGCGAGTCGACATTACGCGGCGCTGCGCGCGTGCTGGGCGTGGATCAGGCGACGGTCGGGCGACGCATCACGGCGCTGGAAAAGTCGCTGGACGCGACCTTGTTTCTGCGCACCTCCGAGGGCTATGCGTTGACGGCAGTCGGTGAAGCCGCGCTCAAGTCAGTGGAAAAAATGGAGCATTCGGCGCTCGAGCTGGAGCGGCGTATCCAGGGCCTGGACGATCGCCTGACCGGCAGCGTTCGGGTCAGCACCACCGATTCACTGGCCATCGATTTCCTGATCCCGGCCATTGCGCAGTTGCACGAACAGCATCCGGACGTGCGCGTGCAGCTGGACGCTTCCACGCAGATCCTCAGCCTGGCCAAACGAGAAGCGGACATCGCCGTGCGCAACACCCGCCCGGACAACCCGGACCTGATCGCCCGGCGCATCGCGCGTTGGCCGGTGGGGTTGTTCGCTTCGCAGGCCTATGTCGACCACCATGGCGTGCCGGCGCCGGGCAGTGCATTCGAGGGCCATGATCTGGTGGTGTACCAGCCGTATCTGCAAGGCAACAAGGACCTGACTTTGGTGAACGAGCCCGTGACTCGCGGGCGGATCGTCGCCGGTCTGAGTTCCAGCTTGCTGGTACGACGCTCGATTGCCGCCGGTCTGGGTGTAGGAGAAATACCGGTTTACATGGGCGAGCGCGATGGTCTGGTCAGACTGTGGCCGGAGCGCACGCGGCCGCTGCCTTATGAAGTGTGGCTGGTGACCCATGCGGATTTGCGCCATACCGCGCGGGTCAGGGCGGTGATCGAACACATTGTCGAAGCGTTCGTACTGGAGAATGAGTAG
- a CDS encoding YbfB/YjiJ family MFS transporter — protein sequence MRTTTASPERPDTSVWLAIFAGLCASLVSIGLARFAYTPLIPSLIQAQWFSAHDVVYLGAANLVGYLIGALLGRPLARRVTQRTALRLMMLAVTVAFFACAYPVSVSWYFGWRLLSGIAGGAIMVLVAATVLPHVPAARKGLASGAIFLGIGLGIAGSGTIVPLLLSLGLQATWLGLGALSLTLTALSWFGWPSELPQAITTTAQVDPAEPTPPAVYLLFAQYAFMAAGLVPAMVFLVDYVARGLGAGAHVGALVWVMYGLGAIVGPVSYGFLADHLGARTGIRLVLVIQAITLGLLAVSHSFVALALLAVVLGSFPPGIVPLALARVHELVPDHHRQQVAWSRATVSFATFQALAGFAYSALFNATGGQHVLLFVIAGGAIVIALILEHVMKLLPSSIEQRRCAH from the coding sequence ATGCGCACTACAACTGCTTCGCCCGAACGCCCGGACACGAGTGTCTGGCTGGCGATCTTCGCCGGACTCTGCGCCAGCCTGGTCAGCATCGGACTGGCGCGTTTCGCCTACACACCGCTGATCCCTTCGCTGATTCAGGCGCAATGGTTTTCCGCCCATGATGTGGTTTACCTCGGCGCGGCCAACCTGGTCGGTTACCTGATCGGCGCCCTCCTCGGTCGCCCGCTGGCACGCCGGGTCACCCAGCGAACAGCTCTGCGCCTGATGATGCTGGCGGTGACCGTGGCGTTTTTTGCCTGTGCATACCCCGTATCGGTGAGCTGGTATTTCGGCTGGCGCCTGCTGTCCGGCATCGCGGGCGGCGCGATCATGGTGCTGGTGGCCGCGACTGTATTGCCCCATGTACCTGCCGCGCGCAAGGGCCTGGCCAGTGGTGCGATTTTCCTCGGCATCGGTCTGGGCATCGCCGGCTCCGGCACGATCGTCCCCCTGCTGTTGAGTCTGGGCCTGCAAGCGACCTGGCTGGGACTGGGCGCGCTGTCGCTGACACTGACGGCATTGAGCTGGTTCGGCTGGCCTTCGGAGCTGCCCCAAGCAATTACCACAACGGCTCAGGTGGATCCGGCAGAACCCACACCGCCTGCGGTGTATCTGTTGTTTGCCCAGTACGCGTTCATGGCCGCCGGGCTGGTGCCAGCCATGGTTTTCCTGGTGGATTACGTCGCCCGTGGGCTGGGCGCCGGGGCGCACGTCGGCGCGCTGGTCTGGGTCATGTACGGTCTGGGCGCCATCGTCGGCCCGGTGAGCTATGGTTTTCTCGCCGACCATCTCGGTGCGCGGACCGGCATTCGTCTGGTGCTTGTGATACAGGCGATCACTCTTGGCTTGCTGGCCGTTTCGCATTCGTTCGTGGCGCTGGCACTGCTGGCGGTTGTGCTCGGTTCGTTTCCGCCGGGCATTGTCCCGCTGGCGTTGGCCCGGGTGCATGAGCTGGTACCGGATCATCATCGCCAACAGGTGGCGTGGAGCCGCGCCACGGTGTCGTTCGCCACGTTTCAGGCGCTGGCCGGCTTCGCCTATTCGGCGCTGTTCAACGCCACAGGTGGACAGCATGTGCTGCTGTTCGTGATTGCCGGCGGTGCCATCGTGATCGCACTGATACTTGAGCACGTCATGAAACTGCTGCCCTCCTCGATCGAACAACGCCGCTGCGCCCATTGA
- the rtcA gene encoding RNA 3'-terminal phosphate cyclase — translation MKQDVIELDGAIGGGQVLRSALSLSMVTGQAFRIERIRARRSRPGLLRQHLTAVTAAAQVCGAKIQGAELGSQTLSFEPGPIRGGDFRFAIGTAGSCTLVLQTLLPALLLAPQASRVRISGGTHNPLAPPTDFLSRSWLPLLRRMGAEVELTLLRHGFVPAGGGEIDVRVQPSKLSALHLCERGLPLSQQACALTAGLAPSVGVRELERVAQRLNMASAELNAVILDPACGPGNVLLLEYAFEHVTEVFSAFGQASLRSEKVADAVIDQAADWLHSGAAVAEHLADQLLLPMVLAGGGSLTTPRMTEHLHSNISVIERFVPIVIQCEEEGASRLRVEVRARKQ, via the coding sequence ATGAAACAGGACGTTATTGAACTGGACGGCGCCATCGGTGGTGGCCAGGTGTTGCGTAGTGCGCTGAGTCTGTCGATGGTGACGGGCCAGGCGTTCCGCATCGAGCGGATTCGGGCCAGACGCAGTCGTCCCGGACTGTTGCGCCAGCACCTGACCGCGGTGACTGCGGCTGCTCAAGTCTGTGGTGCAAAGATCCAGGGGGCTGAGCTGGGCTCGCAGACATTGAGCTTCGAGCCGGGGCCGATTCGCGGTGGCGATTTTCGCTTTGCCATTGGAACCGCCGGCAGTTGCACATTGGTGTTGCAGACCTTGCTGCCCGCTTTATTGCTTGCGCCGCAAGCCAGCCGCGTGCGGATCAGCGGCGGCACGCATAATCCGCTGGCGCCACCGACCGACTTTCTCAGCCGCAGCTGGTTACCGCTGCTGCGACGGATGGGCGCGGAGGTTGAACTGACGTTGCTGCGCCACGGGTTCGTACCGGCGGGTGGCGGTGAAATCGACGTCAGGGTGCAACCATCGAAGTTGTCAGCACTGCACCTGTGCGAGCGCGGCTTGCCGCTCTCGCAACAGGCGTGTGCGCTGACGGCGGGACTGGCGCCGAGTGTTGGTGTCCGCGAGCTCGAAAGGGTGGCCCAGCGATTGAACATGGCGTCAGCGGAGTTGAACGCGGTCATTCTTGATCCGGCCTGCGGACCGGGCAACGTGTTGCTGCTGGAATATGCGTTTGAACACGTCACCGAAGTTTTCAGCGCTTTCGGTCAAGCGTCTCTACGTTCGGAGAAGGTGGCGGACGCCGTGATCGATCAGGCGGCCGATTGGTTGCACAGCGGTGCAGCGGTGGCAGAACATCTGGCGGACCAGTTGCTGTTGCCGATGGTGCTGGCCGGAGGTGGATCGCTTACCACGCCCAGGATGACCGAGCATTTGCACAGCAACATTTCGGTGATCGAGCGTTTTGTACCGATCGTCATCCAGTGCGAGGAAGAGGGCGCATCCCGGTTGAGGGTTGAAGTTCGCGCACGAAAGCAATAG
- a CDS encoding pirin family protein, translating to MLTLRKASDRGLANHGWLKSFHTFSFASYRDPREQGFSDLLVINDDRVAAGKGFGQHPHRDMEIFSYVLEGALEHKDTLGTGSVIRPGDVQLMSAGSGVAHSEFNHSATKPVHFLQIWIVPDVSGAKPRYQQEHFSEQKKRGRLQLIISPEGNHGSLKVRQDARVYAGLFDGEESATLKLPANRFAYVHVARGSVELNGLQLKEGDGVRVREEQALTLSNGQDAEVLVFDLRPQELPEMP from the coding sequence ATGCTGACCCTTCGTAAAGCTTCCGACCGCGGTCTGGCCAATCATGGCTGGTTGAAGTCGTTCCACACCTTTTCCTTCGCCAGCTACCGTGACCCGCGTGAACAGGGTTTCTCCGACCTGCTGGTGATCAACGATGACCGCGTCGCCGCCGGCAAGGGCTTCGGCCAACACCCCCACCGGGACATGGAGATTTTCTCCTATGTGCTCGAAGGCGCCCTGGAACACAAGGACACCCTCGGCACCGGCTCGGTGATTCGCCCCGGCGATGTGCAACTGATGAGCGCCGGCAGCGGCGTGGCCCACAGCGAGTTCAACCATTCGGCGACCAAACCTGTGCACTTCCTGCAGATCTGGATCGTACCGGACGTCAGCGGCGCGAAACCGCGTTACCAGCAAGAGCACTTCAGCGAGCAGAAAAAACGCGGTCGTCTGCAACTGATCATCTCGCCCGAAGGCAACCACGGCTCGCTGAAAGTGCGCCAGGATGCACGGGTGTATGCCGGGCTGTTCGATGGCGAGGAAAGTGCCACCCTCAAGCTGCCTGCCAACCGCTTCGCCTATGTTCACGTCGCTCGCGGCAGCGTTGAACTCAACGGCCTGCAGTTGAAGGAAGGCGACGGCGTACGGGTTCGTGAAGAGCAGGCACTGACCCTGAGCAATGGCCAGGACGCCGAAGTCCTGGTGTTTGATCTGCGCCCGCAGGAACTGCCGGAAATGCCATGA
- a CDS encoding alpha/beta hydrolase encodes MFLAFMTRLRRRRLAFACMAALIIGVPASCAVLEHTERKLLFRIEPGTAGWYHGLPGSVQELDLQPKSFKAGQNIHAWWWPAERADAPAILYLHGVRWNLTGQLFRIEQLRAAGYSVLAIDYRGFGQSRGDLPSESTVYEDARVAWERFQLLQPDPNKRLIYGHSLGGAVAVDLAAELGRDAARNHTPLPVRGLVIESTFTSLADVAAAVANTSLPVRWLLSQKFDSIDKIAEIHMPLLVVHGLADAFVPSRFSEQLFAAARQPKHLLLVPGATHNNSMALGGQNYRKAIDALMQTRPVARVAGAAVQKNPRDS; translated from the coding sequence ATGTTCCTTGCCTTCATGACCCGACTTCGACGCCGCCGTCTGGCGTTCGCCTGCATGGCTGCCCTGATCATCGGCGTGCCGGCGAGTTGTGCCGTGCTGGAACACACCGAACGCAAACTCTTGTTTCGCATTGAACCGGGCACCGCCGGCTGGTATCACGGATTGCCCGGCAGCGTGCAGGAACTCGACCTGCAACCGAAAAGCTTCAAGGCCGGGCAAAACATTCACGCCTGGTGGTGGCCGGCGGAACGTGCCGATGCGCCGGCCATCCTTTATCTGCACGGCGTACGCTGGAATCTGACCGGGCAACTGTTCCGTATCGAGCAACTGCGCGCGGCGGGTTATTCGGTATTGGCCATCGACTATCGCGGCTTCGGCCAAAGCCGTGGTGATCTGCCGTCGGAAAGCACGGTTTACGAAGATGCCCGTGTGGCCTGGGAACGCTTCCAGCTGTTGCAACCTGATCCGAACAAACGCCTGATCTACGGCCACTCGCTGGGGGGCGCGGTCGCCGTCGACCTGGCTGCCGAACTCGGCCGCGATGCCGCCAGAAATCACACCCCATTGCCGGTGCGCGGACTGGTCATCGAATCCACCTTCACTTCATTGGCGGATGTAGCGGCAGCCGTGGCCAACACCTCCCTTCCAGTCCGTTGGTTGCTGTCGCAGAAGTTCGACTCCATCGACAAGATCGCCGAGATCCACATGCCGTTGCTGGTGGTACACGGTCTTGCCGATGCGTTTGTGCCGTCACGTTTCAGCGAGCAACTGTTCGCCGCCGCCCGGCAGCCGAAACACCTGCTGCTGGTGCCCGGCGCAACGCACAACAACAGCATGGCGCTGGGCGGACAGAACTATCGCAAAGCGATCGATGCGCTGATGCAAACCCGACCTGTCGCCCGGGTGGCGGGCGCAGCGGTGCAGAAGAACCCGCGCGACTCCTGA
- a CDS encoding nucleotidyltransferase domain-containing protein: MKFEERHPLCSAMRARVLEELARIERERNVTVLYACESGSRAWGFASPDSDYDVRFVYVEKPEWFVQVDAPGDVIERPLDDELDVSGWELRKTLGLLRKSNPTLLEWLDSPLVYRSETAAVAQLRALAEAFYSPPAARNHYLSMAKKNFRGYLQGESVRFKKYFYVLRPLLAVRWIDQGRGRPPMTFSDLLSTVDDRALLDEVDELLALKRNANESAYGPRRPALHAFIEAELERAVPALPRTREDSRQFDRYLRETVGLYA; this comes from the coding sequence ATGAAATTCGAAGAACGACATCCGCTGTGCAGCGCCATGCGCGCCCGGGTGCTGGAAGAACTGGCGCGCATAGAGCGTGAGCGCAATGTCACGGTGCTGTATGCCTGCGAATCAGGCAGCCGGGCCTGGGGTTTTGCCTCGCCGGACAGTGATTACGATGTGCGCTTCGTTTATGTAGAGAAACCGGAGTGGTTCGTCCAGGTCGATGCGCCAGGTGATGTCATCGAGCGGCCTTTGGATGACGAGCTGGATGTCAGTGGCTGGGAGCTGCGCAAGACCCTCGGGCTGTTGCGCAAATCCAACCCGACCTTGCTGGAGTGGCTCGACTCCCCGCTGGTTTATCGCAGCGAGACCGCAGCGGTTGCGCAACTGCGGGCGCTGGCCGAGGCGTTCTACAGCCCGCCAGCCGCGCGCAATCATTATCTGTCGATGGCGAAGAAGAACTTCCGTGGTTATCTGCAGGGTGAAAGCGTGCGGTTCAAGAAGTATTTCTACGTACTGCGGCCGCTGCTGGCGGTGCGCTGGATCGATCAGGGGCGTGGTCGGCCGCCGATGACGTTCAGCGATCTGCTGAGTACCGTCGATGATCGTGCATTGCTCGATGAAGTCGACGAACTGCTCGCGCTCAAACGCAATGCCAACGAGAGCGCTTACGGTCCTCGTCGTCCGGCGTTGCATGCGTTCATCGAGGCGGAACTCGAGCGTGCGGTGCCGGCATTGCCAAGAACCCGGGAAGATTCGCGGCAGTTCGATCGATACCTGCGGGAAACCGTTGGTTTGTACGCATAA
- a CDS encoding NAD(P)H-quinone oxidoreductase yields MTLPTEMTRIEITEPGGPEVLQSRRVPLPIASEGEILIRVHAAGINRPDALQRAGQYPMKPGMNPIPGLEVAGEVVAIGSGVSRFAVGDRVCALTNGGGYAEYCTVPAGQALPIPDGLDWIQAAAIPETFFTVWANLFGLGGASRGQRALIHGGTSGIGTTALMLCREFGIEAFATAGSADKCAVIRSLGGEAINYREQDFATVIAEKTAGQGVNVILDIMGGSYLNGNISALGMDGRLVMLGFLGGARANDIDLLAILGKRAVVTGSLLRARTSAEKAAIADQLREHVWPVLAAGRCLPIIDQIFPLAEAAKAHARMEAGDHIGKIVLKVN; encoded by the coding sequence ATGACATTGCCCACTGAAATGACCCGCATCGAAATCACCGAACCGGGCGGGCCCGAAGTTCTGCAATCCCGACGCGTGCCGCTGCCGATTGCTTCAGAAGGCGAAATACTGATCCGCGTGCACGCCGCCGGCATCAATCGCCCGGACGCTTTGCAACGCGCCGGCCAGTACCCGATGAAACCCGGCATGAACCCGATTCCGGGCCTTGAAGTGGCCGGCGAGGTTGTGGCGATTGGCAGCGGTGTCAGCAGATTTGCGGTGGGTGACCGGGTCTGCGCGCTGACCAACGGCGGAGGATATGCCGAGTACTGCACAGTCCCGGCCGGCCAGGCCCTGCCAATCCCCGATGGGCTGGACTGGATTCAGGCAGCGGCAATTCCGGAAACCTTTTTCACGGTGTGGGCCAATCTGTTCGGCCTCGGCGGCGCCAGCCGTGGTCAGCGCGCCCTGATCCATGGCGGCACCAGCGGCATCGGCACCACCGCGCTGATGCTGTGCCGCGAGTTTGGCATCGAAGCCTTCGCCACCGCCGGCAGCGCGGACAAATGCGCAGTGATCCGCAGTCTGGGCGGCGAAGCCATCAACTACCGGGAACAGGATTTCGCGACTGTTATCGCCGAGAAAACCGCCGGCCAGGGCGTTAATGTGATCCTCGACATCATGGGCGGCTCGTACCTCAACGGGAACATCAGCGCCTTGGGGATGGATGGGCGGTTGGTGATGCTCGGTTTCCTCGGTGGCGCGCGAGCCAATGACATCGATCTGCTGGCGATCCTCGGCAAGCGTGCGGTGGTCACCGGCTCCCTGCTGCGTGCCCGGACCTCTGCGGAAAAGGCAGCCATCGCCGATCAATTGCGCGAACACGTCTGGCCGGTGTTGGCCGCCGGACGCTGCCTGCCGATCATCGACCAGATCTTCCCGCTCGCCGAAGCGGCCAAAGCCCATGCGCGCATGGAAGCGGGCGACCACATCGGCAAGATCGTGCTGAAGGTCAACTGA
- a CDS encoding GlxA family transcriptional regulator, producing MKTVAMVLFPEFLLLDMAGPLEVFSVANRYLKPQAHYHLTTLGTEHGPLRASNGVLVHADRHIDEADERYDLLLVPGGPGAYNEKHPPLLAWLQGAVTRAGQYGSICTGAFVLGHAGLLDGYRVTTHWNYTERLIKGFPMANVATDQIFVEDRNLITSGGVTAGIDMALAVVARDHGKKIAQDVAKVLLVVMKRQGGQAQFSPLMAAVAPQQTPITRVQNHVLEHLEEAFTVERMASLANMSARHFARVFAREVNMTPMEFLQSARIDCARNLLETSDLPLKTVAYKSGFGSVRHMRFLFGEKLGLTPTQYREQFS from the coding sequence ATGAAGACCGTGGCAATGGTGCTGTTCCCGGAGTTTCTGCTGCTCGACATGGCCGGGCCGCTGGAGGTCTTTTCAGTTGCCAACCGTTACCTGAAACCGCAAGCCCACTATCATCTGACGACCCTGGGCACCGAGCACGGGCCGTTGCGTGCGTCCAATGGCGTCCTCGTGCACGCCGATCGGCACATCGACGAAGCCGATGAGCGTTATGACTTGTTGCTGGTGCCGGGCGGCCCCGGCGCCTACAACGAAAAACACCCGCCGTTGCTCGCCTGGCTGCAGGGCGCGGTCACGCGTGCCGGGCAATATGGCTCGATCTGTACCGGTGCCTTCGTGCTTGGACACGCCGGTTTGCTCGACGGCTACCGTGTAACCACCCACTGGAATTACACCGAACGCCTGATCAAGGGCTTTCCAATGGCAAACGTCGCAACTGACCAGATTTTTGTCGAGGATCGCAATCTGATCACGTCCGGGGGCGTCACGGCCGGCATCGATATGGCGTTGGCGGTGGTCGCTCGCGATCATGGCAAAAAGATTGCCCAGGACGTGGCCAAGGTGTTGCTGGTGGTGATGAAACGTCAGGGCGGACAAGCGCAGTTCAGCCCGTTGATGGCAGCAGTGGCGCCCCAGCAAACACCGATTACCCGGGTGCAGAACCATGTGCTGGAGCATCTGGAGGAAGCTTTCACTGTCGAGCGTATGGCAAGTCTTGCGAACATGAGTGCACGACACTTCGCTCGGGTGTTTGCCCGCGAGGTCAACATGACACCCATGGAATTCCTGCAAAGTGCGCGCATCGATTGCGCGCGCAACCTGCTGGAAACCAGCGATCTGCCGTTGAAGACCGTTGCCTATAAAAGCGGTTTCGGCAGCGTGCGGCACATGCGTTTCCTGTTCGGCGAAAAGCTCGGGCTGACCCCCACGCAATATCGCGAACAGTTCAGCTAG
- a CDS encoding VOC family protein, with translation MKINPYLIFNGDCRAAFTFYEQCLQGKLEAMMTFGETPAAEHVPKEHHNLIIHTCLKVGDQMLMASDTTPDRPTQGMSGCSISLNVDSIAEAERVFNALARDGRIDMPLEATFWAARFGMLVDRFGVSWMVNCESDK, from the coding sequence ATGAAAATCAACCCGTACCTGATCTTCAACGGCGATTGCCGCGCAGCTTTCACGTTTTACGAGCAATGCCTGCAAGGCAAGCTCGAAGCAATGATGACCTTCGGCGAAACCCCAGCCGCCGAACATGTGCCCAAAGAGCATCACAACCTGATCATCCACACCTGCCTGAAAGTCGGTGACCAGATGCTCATGGCTTCGGACACCACACCCGACCGCCCGACCCAAGGCATGAGCGGATGCTCGATTTCGCTGAATGTCGACAGCATCGCCGAGGCCGAACGAGTGTTTAACGCGCTGGCCAGAGACGGTCGCATCGACATGCCGCTGGAAGCCACCTTCTGGGCCGCCCGCTTCGGCATGCTGGTGGATCGTTTTGGCGTGTCGTGGATGGTCAATTGCGAAAGTGACAAATGA